The Carcharodon carcharias isolate sCarCar2 chromosome 15, sCarCar2.pri, whole genome shotgun sequence genome includes a window with the following:
- the pmm2 gene encoding phosphomannomutase 2 — translation MAAGEREFGGVLCLFDVDGTLTQARQKITLDMDEFIQRLRKKVKVGVVGGSDFDKIKEQLGDEVVSKVDYVFAENGLVAYKEGKFLAKQSIQSYVGEEILQDLINYSLNYMAKIKLPKKRGTFIEFRNGMLNISPIGRNCSQEERIEFFELDKKEEIREKFVADLRREFAGKGLTFSIGGQISFDVFPDGWDKRYCLGILESDNYKTIHFFGDKTSPGGNDYEIYSDARTIGHSVTSPEDTRRICDELFFH, via the exons ATggcagcgggggagagggagtttGGCGGGGTTCTGTGTCTCTTTGATGTGGATGGCACCCTCACTCAAGCTCGGCAG AAAATCACCCTGGACATGGATGAGTTTATACAACGTTTAAGGAAAAAGGTGAAAGTTGGAGTTGTGGGCGGTTCTGATTTCGATAAAATTAAAGAGCAGCTAGGAGACGAGG TTGTTTCAAAAGTTGATTATGTGTTTGCTGAAAATGGCTTAGTTGCATATAAAGAGGGCAAGTTTTTGGCTAAACAG AGCATCCAGAGCTATGTTGGTGAGGAAATACTTCAGGACCTGATCAACTACTCTCTAAATTATATGGCCAAGATTAAGCTGCCTAAAAAAAG GGGCACTTTTATTGAGTTCCGTAATGGAATGCTAAACATCAGTCCAATCGGTAGGAATTGCAGCCAAGAAGAACGTATTGAATTCTTTGAACTTGACAAA AAAGAAGAGATCAGAGAAAAATTTGTGGCTGATTTACGAAGAGAATTTGCAGGGAAGGGCCTCACTTTTTCTATAG GTGGACAGATCAGCTTTGATGTGTTTCCAGATGGGTGGGATAAACGATACTGCCTGGGAATCCTTGAGAGTGACAATTACAAGACCATCCATTTCTTTGGTGATAAAACCTCACCA GGTGGGAATGACTATGAAATATACAGTGATGCAAGAACTATAGGTCATTCTGTGACAT
- the tmem186 gene encoding transmembrane protein 186 isoform X1: protein MYRLLLGGVCSRRLSPGRVMIFKNILRFCQMTCHSRSLLPVCASSTQKKAVIFGWLNTYAVPYLQVAKLHPKAHENHMTARGQIQHGQMSADVQEHQGQSKPKFPDNEHFTAIYKFQGIRFLRAISQLKILQTGITVALLPTVYYFYLLEQIQYALLSYITGLSGFAIIMLYSMSYYLRRFIGMLYLNELGTTLKVSHLSFWGRRKDFYVPVEDVMPLGDTGDTANEIILQFKQYNSTEVFYFTVKFGQVVDKQKFLQVFGGLQ, encoded by the exons ATGTACAGGCTTCTCCTGGGCGGTGTTTGCAGCAGGCGCTTGTCCCCAGGCCGG GTGATGATTTTTAAGAACATACTCAGGTTTTGTCAAATGACTTGCCATTCAAGGTCTTTGTTACCTGTGTGTGCCTCAAGTACCCAAAAAAAGGCAGTAATTTTTGGTTGGCTCAATACTTATGCTGTGCCATATCTTCAAGTTGCGAAGCTCCATCCCAAAGCACATGAAAATCATATGACAGCAAGAGGACAGATTCAACATGGGCAAATGTCTGCTGATGTCCAGGAACACCAGGGGCAGTCAAAGCCCAAATTTCCAGATAACGAACATTTCACAGCGATCTACAAGTTTCAAGGAATAAGATTCTTGAGAGCTATTTCTCAGCTAAAAATACTTCAGACTGGCATAACCGTAGCTCTTCTACCCACAGTTTATTATTTCTACTTGCTGGAGCAGATACAATATGCTCTGCTTAGTTATATCACCGGATTATCAGGTTTTGCTATAATCATGCTTTATTCCATGAGTTACTATCTAAGACGTTTCATAGGGATGCTGTATCTAAATGAATTGGGCACCACTCTGAAGGTTTCACATCTCTCCTTTTGGGGAAGGAGGAAGGATTTTTATGTCCCTGTTGAAGATGTCATGCCCCTTGGAGACACAGGGGACACAGCAAATGAAATTATTCTACAGTTCAAACAGTACAATAGCACTGAGGTTTTCTATTTCACAGTTAAGTTTGGTCAGGTAGTTGATAAGCAAAAATTTCTGCAAGTGTTTGGAGGACTTCAATAA
- the tmem186 gene encoding transmembrane protein 186 isoform X2: MLQQPFSTAFYRSWNVMIFKNILRFCQMTCHSRSLLPVCASSTQKKAVIFGWLNTYAVPYLQVAKLHPKAHENHMTARGQIQHGQMSADVQEHQGQSKPKFPDNEHFTAIYKFQGIRFLRAISQLKILQTGITVALLPTVYYFYLLEQIQYALLSYITGLSGFAIIMLYSMSYYLRRFIGMLYLNELGTTLKVSHLSFWGRRKDFYVPVEDVMPLGDTGDTANEIILQFKQYNSTEVFYFTVKFGQVVDKQKFLQVFGGLQ, encoded by the exons ATGTTGCAACAGCCTTTTTCAACAGCTTTCtatcgttcatggaat GTGATGATTTTTAAGAACATACTCAGGTTTTGTCAAATGACTTGCCATTCAAGGTCTTTGTTACCTGTGTGTGCCTCAAGTACCCAAAAAAAGGCAGTAATTTTTGGTTGGCTCAATACTTATGCTGTGCCATATCTTCAAGTTGCGAAGCTCCATCCCAAAGCACATGAAAATCATATGACAGCAAGAGGACAGATTCAACATGGGCAAATGTCTGCTGATGTCCAGGAACACCAGGGGCAGTCAAAGCCCAAATTTCCAGATAACGAACATTTCACAGCGATCTACAAGTTTCAAGGAATAAGATTCTTGAGAGCTATTTCTCAGCTAAAAATACTTCAGACTGGCATAACCGTAGCTCTTCTACCCACAGTTTATTATTTCTACTTGCTGGAGCAGATACAATATGCTCTGCTTAGTTATATCACCGGATTATCAGGTTTTGCTATAATCATGCTTTATTCCATGAGTTACTATCTAAGACGTTTCATAGGGATGCTGTATCTAAATGAATTGGGCACCACTCTGAAGGTTTCACATCTCTCCTTTTGGGGAAGGAGGAAGGATTTTTATGTCCCTGTTGAAGATGTCATGCCCCTTGGAGACACAGGGGACACAGCAAATGAAATTATTCTACAGTTCAAACAGTACAATAGCACTGAGGTTTTCTATTTCACAGTTAAGTTTGGTCAGGTAGTTGATAAGCAAAAATTTCTGCAAGTGTTTGGAGGACTTCAATAA